The window TATAGTCAAGAAGCATCACCTCTTTGTTTTTTGTCACATTCCCTTATCTATATTTTACCACAATTAATTATTATTACAATTAAATCCATATTTCCCAGACTATTCGCCAATATTTTTCTCTCTAAAATTTACCCTAATTTCCTCCCGACCCTGATTAATGACCAGCATTGTTTTTTCTAGTTTTTGCAACAATTCGTTCATAACCTCATCAGCATAACTTAAAGCACCTTTACTAATTTCCCGTGACACCTCACGAGCATTATTAATAATTTCTTCACTTTGCTTTTTAGCTTCTTTAACAATTTCACTTTCCCCGGCAATACGTTCTAACTTGTTTTTAGCTGTATCAATAATTGTATCGGCTTCTTTTTCAGCTTGTAATAAAATTCTATCTTTTTCACGTAGGATCCATTCAGACTCACGCACTGTTTCCGGAAGCATAGCACGAAAACCATCGACAAAATTATATAAAGTATCCTCATTAATAATCACCTTGCCTGTCATTGGTATCCGCGGACTATCTTCCACAACATTTTCAAATTCCTCCAATAAACGCATGATCTCCAACTTCATTCCTCCCCCCATAATTTATAAAACCAAACAGCCGTGTCCCCATACCTA is drawn from Clostridia bacterium and contains these coding sequences:
- a CDS encoding ATP synthase F0 subunit B, with translation MKLEIMRLLEEFENVVEDSPRIPMTGKVIINEDTLYNFVDGFRAMLPETVRESEWILREKDRILLQAEKEADTIIDTAKNKLERIAGESEIVKEAKKQSEEIINNAREVSREISKGALSYADEVMNELLQKLEKTMLVINQGREEIRVNFREKNIGE